Proteins found in one Quercus robur chromosome 2, dhQueRobu3.1, whole genome shotgun sequence genomic segment:
- the LOC126713461 gene encoding NAC domain-containing protein 30 isoform X1: MEMESCVPPGFRFHPTEEELVGYYLRRKINSLKIDLDVIADIDLYKMEPWDIQDRCKLGYDEQNEWYFFSHKDKKYPTGTRTNRATAAGFWKATGRDKAVLSKNRIIGMRKTLVFYKGRAPNGRKSDWIMHEYRLQTSEHGPLQEEGWVVCRAFKKPSPNYRQGFEAWNAYYVRDNSQVMPPSYSHIASTTQAFNPNQAATFHVPITSLQQELVCNHALLDNQLVEIPRLDSPSLSTSLATKEGFQHNGLANNEDFDGISSQYVDWKNLDDLLASQFSGTTSYPNLPLISQNNELGAQNNDSHLLGCFPDL; this comes from the exons ATGGAGATGGAGTCTTGTGTCCCACCCGGCTTTAGATTTCACCCAACAGAGGAAGAACTTGTGGGTTACTACCTCAGGAGAAAGATTAACTCTCTGAAAATCGATCTAGATGTTATTGCTGACATTGATCTCTACAAAATGGAGCCATGGGACATCCAAG ACAGATGCAAGCTAGGCTATGATGAACAAAATGAGTGGTACTTCTTCAGTCATAAAGATAAGAAGTACCCAACAGGAACGAGGACTAATAGAGCCACTGCTGCTGGATTCTGGAAAGCAACTGGGAGAGACAAGGCTGTGCTCTCAAAGAACAGAATCATAGGAATGAGAAAAACTCTGGTGTTCTACAAGGGACGAGCACCCAATGGTAGGAAATCAGATTGGATCATGCATGAATATCGCCTCCAAACATCTGAACATGGACCTCTTCAG GAAGAAGGATGGGTGGTGTGTCGGGCATTCAAGAAGCCCAGTCCTAATTATAGACAAGGTTTCGAAGCTTGGAACGCTTACTATGTCAGAGATAACAGCCAAGTTATGCCTCCATCATATTCACATATAGCAAGTACAACACAAGCGTTTAATCCAAATCAAGCGGCAACTTTTCATGTACCCATTACTTCATTACAGCAAGAGCTTGTTTGCAACCATGCTCTTTTGGACAACCAACTTGTTGAGATACCACGACTAGATAGCCCTTCTTTATCAACTAGTTTGGCAACAAAAGAAGGTTTCCAGCATAATGGTCTAGCCAATAATGAAGATTTCGATGGTATCAGCAGCCAGTATGTGGATTGGAAAAATCTGGATGATTTACTCGCATCACAATTTTCTGGCACAACTTCCTATCCAAACTTGCCATTAATATCCCAGAACAATGAACTAGGAGCTCAAAATAATGATAGCCATCTCCTTGGATGCTTTCCTGACTTATAA
- the LOC126713461 gene encoding NAC domain-containing protein 30 isoform X2, which produces MEMESCVPPGFRFHPTEEELVGYYLRRKINSLKIDLDVIADIDLYKMEPWDIQDRCKLGYDEQNEWYFFSHKDKKYPTGTRTNRATAAGFWKATGRDKAVLSKNRIIGMRKTLVFYKGRAPNGRKSDWIMHEYRLQTSEHGPLQAKGWVVCRAFKKPSPNYRQGFEAWNAYYVRDNSQVMPPSYSHIASTTQAFNPNQAATFHVPITSLQQELVCNHALLDNQLVEIPRLDSPSLSTSLATKEGFQHNGLANNEDFDGISSQYVDWKNLDDLLASQFSGTTSYPNLPLISQNNELGAQNNDSHLLGCFPDL; this is translated from the exons ATGGAGATGGAGTCTTGTGTCCCACCCGGCTTTAGATTTCACCCAACAGAGGAAGAACTTGTGGGTTACTACCTCAGGAGAAAGATTAACTCTCTGAAAATCGATCTAGATGTTATTGCTGACATTGATCTCTACAAAATGGAGCCATGGGACATCCAAG ACAGATGCAAGCTAGGCTATGATGAACAAAATGAGTGGTACTTCTTCAGTCATAAAGATAAGAAGTACCCAACAGGAACGAGGACTAATAGAGCCACTGCTGCTGGATTCTGGAAAGCAACTGGGAGAGACAAGGCTGTGCTCTCAAAGAACAGAATCATAGGAATGAGAAAAACTCTGGTGTTCTACAAGGGACGAGCACCCAATGGTAGGAAATCAGATTGGATCATGCATGAATATCGCCTCCAAACATCTGAACATGGACCTCTTCAGGCAA AAGGATGGGTGGTGTGTCGGGCATTCAAGAAGCCCAGTCCTAATTATAGACAAGGTTTCGAAGCTTGGAACGCTTACTATGTCAGAGATAACAGCCAAGTTATGCCTCCATCATATTCACATATAGCAAGTACAACACAAGCGTTTAATCCAAATCAAGCGGCAACTTTTCATGTACCCATTACTTCATTACAGCAAGAGCTTGTTTGCAACCATGCTCTTTTGGACAACCAACTTGTTGAGATACCACGACTAGATAGCCCTTCTTTATCAACTAGTTTGGCAACAAAAGAAGGTTTCCAGCATAATGGTCTAGCCAATAATGAAGATTTCGATGGTATCAGCAGCCAGTATGTGGATTGGAAAAATCTGGATGATTTACTCGCATCACAATTTTCTGGCACAACTTCCTATCCAAACTTGCCATTAATATCCCAGAACAATGAACTAGGAGCTCAAAATAATGATAGCCATCTCCTTGGATGCTTTCCTGACTTATAA